A window of the Zeugodacus cucurbitae isolate PBARC_wt_2022May chromosome 2, idZeuCucr1.2, whole genome shotgun sequence genome harbors these coding sequences:
- the LOC105220254 gene encoding serine-rich adhesin for platelets isoform X1, translating to MFELEDYSSGYHDAILNKYAETSRPTLDLYISDSLQDMLDVDIRSEISSVVGGNNEFASLVNDLPSSFDHAIDAISSIHNSSGISSNHNSAALSSSTSSFSSWLGNMSGPSWSSSSNDYYVDLGACVDPVSVMPYVSSSLLHKSPKVNLNANSLQNSVRSPPPPSPNVNETKSHLTFSPAQLKVSAGAMRNEQLYSHIPKQIVAISSTVTAATTAPATLATNSALQRKNSTAVDTIKKDLGVELRKLTTATPEEHRVSVAGGGANVIKGKQIGNGVTKSVSSGNSSNISSSNISSSLLSSNSMLNSTITNTIKLAPGIGGLTFANSIAYNKLKQQSAVKTTTTNGQSGATNSTIMLKRERDSSPLQSISVVNANGGSIGGGQQHVTKLVGRNVQNSSFTPKSIASVHSPLMQHNSSNSIGSPSSSSSSSHSSPSTGSSGGSFTAGLIPITVNSGSANTSSSSASTTTITTISVKPLQQRIKVAPVESEFPKPAYSYSCLIAMALKNSRSGSLPVSEIYSFMCEHFPYFRTAPSGWKNSVRHNLSLNKCFEKIEKPATNGNQRKGCLWAMNPERISKMDEEVQKWSRKDPMGIRNAMVHPEHLDALERGEMKHGSSGDSDIELDSQSEIEETSDLEEQELDDTIVDNMFVEEDIEEDEMMSSGMVINNADTLSETGDMSNCGAGEDVVGMQQNRDFDIEVSLETHKIKRKEKLVQRVLEREQKVEDIYDAIDIEDDKETLQRHLSVNQSDIIELSPADLNAAAQSPKRARLNINYSIGPAGELEKQIQQQKLQQQHQQQQQQQQLILQKQHFKQNQQQQQQQQHIQHTIKQYKVQSQHIVVQTITNGSKTTKLQAINTATNATIGSVSGALSNLGMTQINGVLSNNRRKIQLVNRIV from the exons atgttcGAACTGGAGGATTATTCAAGTGGTTACCACGATGCGATCCTTAATAAATACGCT GAGACATCGAGACCCACACTGGATCTGTACATCTCGGATTCGCTGCAGGACATGCTGGATGTCGATATACGCAGCGAGATTTCGAGTGTAGTTGGGGGAAACAATGAATTTGCTTCCCTGGTCAACGATTTGCCGTCCTCTTTTGATCACGCCATCGATGCCATTTCTTCCATACACAACAGTAGCGGTATTAGTAGTAACCACAATTCGGCTGCACTATCCTCCTCCACAAGCAGTTTTTCCTCTTGGCTGGGCAATATGTCAGGACCGTCATGGTCGTCATCATCCAACGATTACTATGTCGATTTGGGCGCCTGCGTAGATCCTGTTTCCGTAATGCCATATGTATCCTCATCATTGTTGCATAAATCGCCGAAAGTCAATTTGAATGCGAATAGTTTACAGAATTCTGTACGTTCTCCACCGCCCCCGTCACCGAACGTAAACGAAACCAAATCACATTTAACATTTTCACCTGCCCAATTGAAAGTAAGCGCCGGTGCAATGCGCAACGAGCAGCTTTACTCACACATACCAAAGCAGATAGTGGCGATTTCGTCGACAGTGACAGCGGCCACCACAGCGCCGGCCACACTGGCGACGAACTCGGCACTCCAGCGCAAGAATTCCACTGCGGTGGATACGATCAAAAAGGATTTGGGCGTCGAGTTGCGCAAGCTTACCACCGCCACGCCGGAGGAGCACAGAGTGAGTGTCGCTGGTGGTGGCGCAAACGTCATCAAGGGCAAGCAGATTGGCAATGGCGTCACAAAAAGTGTTAGTAGTGGCAACAGCAGTAACATCAGTAGCAGTAACATCAGTAGCAGTTTATTAAGCTCGAATAGCATGCTGAATAGCACGATAACGAATACTATTAAGCTGGCGCCCGGTATTGGTGGTCTCACCTTTGCCAACAGCATCGCTTACAATAAATTGAAACAGCAGTCTGCTGTGAAAACAACAACGACGAATGGACAATCAGGCGCAACGAACAGCACGATTATGCTCAAGCGAGAACGTGACTCCAGTCCGTTGCAGAGTATAAGTGTTGTGAATGCCAATGGTGGTAGCATCGGCGGTGGTCAGCAACATGTCACAAAATTGGTGGGGCGAAATGTACAAAACTCCAGTTTTACGCCAAAAAGTATCGCATCTGTACACTCACCGCTCATGCAGCACAATAGCAGCAATTCGATCGGTTCGCCATCGTCGTCGTCATCCTCATCGCACTCATCACCGTCAACGGGTTCGAGTGGTGGCAGTTTTACTGCCGGTCTCATACCAATCACTGTAAACAGTGGATCAGCCAACACATCGTCATCCTCTGCCAGCACCACAACAATTACCACCATATCCGTGAAACCGTTACAACAGCGTATCAAGGTCGCACCAGTGGAATCTGAATTTCCCAAACCCGCATATTCGTATTCTTGTCTCATAGCAATGGCTTTGAAGAATTCCCGTAGTGGTTCACTGCCCGTGTCCGAGATATATAGCTTTATGTGTGAGCATTTTCCATACTTTCGCACAGCGCCGTCTGGCTGGAAGAATAGTGTGCGTCATAACCTCTCACTGAATAAATGCTTCGAGAAGATTGAGAAACCCGCGACAAATGGTAATCAACGCAAAGGTTGTCTGTGGGCCATGAATCCGGAACGCATTTCGAAGATGGATGAAGAAGTGCAGAAATGGTCACGTAAGGATCCCATGGGTATACGAAATGCAATGGTGCATCCCGAACATTTAGACGCGTTAGAGCGCGGCGAAATGAAACATGGCAGCTCAGGTGATTCCGATATCGAATTGGATAGTCAATCGGAAATTGAGGAGACTTCCGATTTGGAAGAGCAAGAGTTAGACGACACTATTGTGGATAATATGTTCGTCGAGGAGGATATTGAAGAGGACGAAATGATGAGTAGCGGCATGGTGATAAATAATGCGGATACGCTCAGTGAAACGGGCGATATGAGCAACTGTGGTGCTGGCGAGGATGTTGTTGGCATGCAACAAAATCGTGATTTTGATATAGAGGTGAGTTTGGAGacacacaaaattaaaagaaaggaGAAGTTGGTGCAAAGAGTGCTTGAGCGTGAGCAGAAG GTCGAAGATATTTACGATGCAATTGATATCGAAGACGACAAAGAAACGTTGCAACGGCATCTATCTGTGAACCAAAGCGATATAATTGAACTTAGTCCTGCCGATTTGAATGCTGCCGCGCAATCGCCGAAGCGTGCGCGCCTCAATATAAACTATTCCATTGGCCCCGCCGGTGAGTTGgaaaagcaaatacaacaacaaaaactgcaacaacagcaccaacagcagcagcagcaacaacagttgaTACTACAGAAACAGcattttaaacaaaatcaacagcaacaacaacaacaacaacacatacaacatACAATCAAACAATATAAAGTGCAGTCACAGCATATTGTTGTGCAGACGATAACGAATGGTAGCAAAACAACCAAACTACAGGCGATTAATACAGCGACAAACGCCACAATTGGCAGTGTGAGTGGTGCGCTCTCCAACCTAGGCATGACACAGATCAATGGCGTACTGTCGAATAATCGTCGTAAAATACAATTAGTCAATCGAATTgtttaa
- the LOC105220254 gene encoding myotubularin-related protein DDB_G0290005 isoform X4, whose product MFELEDYSSGYHDAILNKYAETSRPTLDLYISDSLQDMLDVDIRSEISSVVGGNNEFASLVNDLPSSFDHAIDAISSIHNSSGISSNHNSAALSSSTSSFSSWLGNMSGPSWSSSSNDYYVDLGACVDPVSVMPYVSSSLLHKSPKVNLNANSLQNSVRSPPPPSPNVNETKSHLTFSPAQLKVSAGAMRNEQLYSHIPKQIVAISSTVTAATTAPATLATNSALQRKNSTAVDTIKKDLGVELRKLTTATPEEHRVSVAGGGANVIKGKQIGNGVTKSVSSGNSSNISSSNISSSLLSSNSMLNSTITNTIKLAPGIGGLTFANSIAYNKLKQQSAVKTTTTNGQSGATNSTIMLKRERDSSPLQSISVVNANGGSIGGGQQHVTKLVGRNVQNSSFTPKSIASVHSPLMQHNSSNSIGSPSSSSSSSHSSPSTGSSGGSFTAGLIPITVNSGSANTSSSSASTTTITTISVKPLQQRIKVAPVESEFPKPAYSYSCLIAMALKNSRSGSLPVSEIYSFMCEHFPYFRTAPSGWKNSVRHNLSLNKCFEKIEKPATNGNQRKGCLWAMNPERISKMDEEVQKWSRKDPMGIRNAMVHPEHLDALERGEMKHGSSGDSDIELDSQSEIEETSDLEEQELDDTIVDNMFVEEDIEEDEMMSSGMVINNADTLSETGDMSNCGAGEDVVGMQQNRDFDIEVEDIYDAIDIEDDKETLQRHLSVNQSDIIELSPADLNAAAQSPKRARLNINYSIGPAGELEKQIQQQKLQQQHQQQQQQQQLILQKQHFKQNQQQQQQQQHIQHTIKQYKVQSQHIVVQTITNGSKTTKLQAINTATNATIGSVSGALSNLGMTQINGVLSNNRRKIQLVNRIV is encoded by the exons atgttcGAACTGGAGGATTATTCAAGTGGTTACCACGATGCGATCCTTAATAAATACGCT GAGACATCGAGACCCACACTGGATCTGTACATCTCGGATTCGCTGCAGGACATGCTGGATGTCGATATACGCAGCGAGATTTCGAGTGTAGTTGGGGGAAACAATGAATTTGCTTCCCTGGTCAACGATTTGCCGTCCTCTTTTGATCACGCCATCGATGCCATTTCTTCCATACACAACAGTAGCGGTATTAGTAGTAACCACAATTCGGCTGCACTATCCTCCTCCACAAGCAGTTTTTCCTCTTGGCTGGGCAATATGTCAGGACCGTCATGGTCGTCATCATCCAACGATTACTATGTCGATTTGGGCGCCTGCGTAGATCCTGTTTCCGTAATGCCATATGTATCCTCATCATTGTTGCATAAATCGCCGAAAGTCAATTTGAATGCGAATAGTTTACAGAATTCTGTACGTTCTCCACCGCCCCCGTCACCGAACGTAAACGAAACCAAATCACATTTAACATTTTCACCTGCCCAATTGAAAGTAAGCGCCGGTGCAATGCGCAACGAGCAGCTTTACTCACACATACCAAAGCAGATAGTGGCGATTTCGTCGACAGTGACAGCGGCCACCACAGCGCCGGCCACACTGGCGACGAACTCGGCACTCCAGCGCAAGAATTCCACTGCGGTGGATACGATCAAAAAGGATTTGGGCGTCGAGTTGCGCAAGCTTACCACCGCCACGCCGGAGGAGCACAGAGTGAGTGTCGCTGGTGGTGGCGCAAACGTCATCAAGGGCAAGCAGATTGGCAATGGCGTCACAAAAAGTGTTAGTAGTGGCAACAGCAGTAACATCAGTAGCAGTAACATCAGTAGCAGTTTATTAAGCTCGAATAGCATGCTGAATAGCACGATAACGAATACTATTAAGCTGGCGCCCGGTATTGGTGGTCTCACCTTTGCCAACAGCATCGCTTACAATAAATTGAAACAGCAGTCTGCTGTGAAAACAACAACGACGAATGGACAATCAGGCGCAACGAACAGCACGATTATGCTCAAGCGAGAACGTGACTCCAGTCCGTTGCAGAGTATAAGTGTTGTGAATGCCAATGGTGGTAGCATCGGCGGTGGTCAGCAACATGTCACAAAATTGGTGGGGCGAAATGTACAAAACTCCAGTTTTACGCCAAAAAGTATCGCATCTGTACACTCACCGCTCATGCAGCACAATAGCAGCAATTCGATCGGTTCGCCATCGTCGTCGTCATCCTCATCGCACTCATCACCGTCAACGGGTTCGAGTGGTGGCAGTTTTACTGCCGGTCTCATACCAATCACTGTAAACAGTGGATCAGCCAACACATCGTCATCCTCTGCCAGCACCACAACAATTACCACCATATCCGTGAAACCGTTACAACAGCGTATCAAGGTCGCACCAGTGGAATCTGAATTTCCCAAACCCGCATATTCGTATTCTTGTCTCATAGCAATGGCTTTGAAGAATTCCCGTAGTGGTTCACTGCCCGTGTCCGAGATATATAGCTTTATGTGTGAGCATTTTCCATACTTTCGCACAGCGCCGTCTGGCTGGAAGAATAGTGTGCGTCATAACCTCTCACTGAATAAATGCTTCGAGAAGATTGAGAAACCCGCGACAAATGGTAATCAACGCAAAGGTTGTCTGTGGGCCATGAATCCGGAACGCATTTCGAAGATGGATGAAGAAGTGCAGAAATGGTCACGTAAGGATCCCATGGGTATACGAAATGCAATGGTGCATCCCGAACATTTAGACGCGTTAGAGCGCGGCGAAATGAAACATGGCAGCTCAGGTGATTCCGATATCGAATTGGATAGTCAATCGGAAATTGAGGAGACTTCCGATTTGGAAGAGCAAGAGTTAGACGACACTATTGTGGATAATATGTTCGTCGAGGAGGATATTGAAGAGGACGAAATGATGAGTAGCGGCATGGTGATAAATAATGCGGATACGCTCAGTGAAACGGGCGATATGAGCAACTGTGGTGCTGGCGAGGATGTTGTTGGCATGCAACAAAATCGTGATTTTGATATAGAG GTCGAAGATATTTACGATGCAATTGATATCGAAGACGACAAAGAAACGTTGCAACGGCATCTATCTGTGAACCAAAGCGATATAATTGAACTTAGTCCTGCCGATTTGAATGCTGCCGCGCAATCGCCGAAGCGTGCGCGCCTCAATATAAACTATTCCATTGGCCCCGCCGGTGAGTTGgaaaagcaaatacaacaacaaaaactgcaacaacagcaccaacagcagcagcagcaacaacagttgaTACTACAGAAACAGcattttaaacaaaatcaacagcaacaacaacaacaacaacacatacaacatACAATCAAACAATATAAAGTGCAGTCACAGCATATTGTTGTGCAGACGATAACGAATGGTAGCAAAACAACCAAACTACAGGCGATTAATACAGCGACAAACGCCACAATTGGCAGTGTGAGTGGTGCGCTCTCCAACCTAGGCATGACACAGATCAATGGCGTACTGTCGAATAATCGTCGTAAAATACAATTAGTCAATCGAATTgtttaa
- the LOC105220254 gene encoding serine-rich adhesin for platelets isoform X3 encodes METSRPTLDLYISDSLQDMLDVDIRSEISSVVGGNNEFASLVNDLPSSFDHAIDAISSIHNSSGISSNHNSAALSSSTSSFSSWLGNMSGPSWSSSSNDYYVDLGACVDPVSVMPYVSSSLLHKSPKVNLNANSLQNSVRSPPPPSPNVNETKSHLTFSPAQLKVSAGAMRNEQLYSHIPKQIVAISSTVTAATTAPATLATNSALQRKNSTAVDTIKKDLGVELRKLTTATPEEHRVSVAGGGANVIKGKQIGNGVTKSVSSGNSSNISSSNISSSLLSSNSMLNSTITNTIKLAPGIGGLTFANSIAYNKLKQQSAVKTTTTNGQSGATNSTIMLKRERDSSPLQSISVVNANGGSIGGGQQHVTKLVGRNVQNSSFTPKSIASVHSPLMQHNSSNSIGSPSSSSSSSHSSPSTGSSGGSFTAGLIPITVNSGSANTSSSSASTTTITTISVKPLQQRIKVAPVESEFPKPAYSYSCLIAMALKNSRSGSLPVSEIYSFMCEHFPYFRTAPSGWKNSVRHNLSLNKCFEKIEKPATNGNQRKGCLWAMNPERISKMDEEVQKWSRKDPMGIRNAMVHPEHLDALERGEMKHGSSGDSDIELDSQSEIEETSDLEEQELDDTIVDNMFVEEDIEEDEMMSSGMVINNADTLSETGDMSNCGAGEDVVGMQQNRDFDIEVSLETHKIKRKEKLVQRVLEREQKVEDIYDAIDIEDDKETLQRHLSVNQSDIIELSPADLNAAAQSPKRARLNINYSIGPAGELEKQIQQQKLQQQHQQQQQQQQLILQKQHFKQNQQQQQQQQHIQHTIKQYKVQSQHIVVQTITNGSKTTKLQAINTATNATIGSVSGALSNLGMTQINGVLSNNRRKIQLVNRIV; translated from the exons ATG GAGACATCGAGACCCACACTGGATCTGTACATCTCGGATTCGCTGCAGGACATGCTGGATGTCGATATACGCAGCGAGATTTCGAGTGTAGTTGGGGGAAACAATGAATTTGCTTCCCTGGTCAACGATTTGCCGTCCTCTTTTGATCACGCCATCGATGCCATTTCTTCCATACACAACAGTAGCGGTATTAGTAGTAACCACAATTCGGCTGCACTATCCTCCTCCACAAGCAGTTTTTCCTCTTGGCTGGGCAATATGTCAGGACCGTCATGGTCGTCATCATCCAACGATTACTATGTCGATTTGGGCGCCTGCGTAGATCCTGTTTCCGTAATGCCATATGTATCCTCATCATTGTTGCATAAATCGCCGAAAGTCAATTTGAATGCGAATAGTTTACAGAATTCTGTACGTTCTCCACCGCCCCCGTCACCGAACGTAAACGAAACCAAATCACATTTAACATTTTCACCTGCCCAATTGAAAGTAAGCGCCGGTGCAATGCGCAACGAGCAGCTTTACTCACACATACCAAAGCAGATAGTGGCGATTTCGTCGACAGTGACAGCGGCCACCACAGCGCCGGCCACACTGGCGACGAACTCGGCACTCCAGCGCAAGAATTCCACTGCGGTGGATACGATCAAAAAGGATTTGGGCGTCGAGTTGCGCAAGCTTACCACCGCCACGCCGGAGGAGCACAGAGTGAGTGTCGCTGGTGGTGGCGCAAACGTCATCAAGGGCAAGCAGATTGGCAATGGCGTCACAAAAAGTGTTAGTAGTGGCAACAGCAGTAACATCAGTAGCAGTAACATCAGTAGCAGTTTATTAAGCTCGAATAGCATGCTGAATAGCACGATAACGAATACTATTAAGCTGGCGCCCGGTATTGGTGGTCTCACCTTTGCCAACAGCATCGCTTACAATAAATTGAAACAGCAGTCTGCTGTGAAAACAACAACGACGAATGGACAATCAGGCGCAACGAACAGCACGATTATGCTCAAGCGAGAACGTGACTCCAGTCCGTTGCAGAGTATAAGTGTTGTGAATGCCAATGGTGGTAGCATCGGCGGTGGTCAGCAACATGTCACAAAATTGGTGGGGCGAAATGTACAAAACTCCAGTTTTACGCCAAAAAGTATCGCATCTGTACACTCACCGCTCATGCAGCACAATAGCAGCAATTCGATCGGTTCGCCATCGTCGTCGTCATCCTCATCGCACTCATCACCGTCAACGGGTTCGAGTGGTGGCAGTTTTACTGCCGGTCTCATACCAATCACTGTAAACAGTGGATCAGCCAACACATCGTCATCCTCTGCCAGCACCACAACAATTACCACCATATCCGTGAAACCGTTACAACAGCGTATCAAGGTCGCACCAGTGGAATCTGAATTTCCCAAACCCGCATATTCGTATTCTTGTCTCATAGCAATGGCTTTGAAGAATTCCCGTAGTGGTTCACTGCCCGTGTCCGAGATATATAGCTTTATGTGTGAGCATTTTCCATACTTTCGCACAGCGCCGTCTGGCTGGAAGAATAGTGTGCGTCATAACCTCTCACTGAATAAATGCTTCGAGAAGATTGAGAAACCCGCGACAAATGGTAATCAACGCAAAGGTTGTCTGTGGGCCATGAATCCGGAACGCATTTCGAAGATGGATGAAGAAGTGCAGAAATGGTCACGTAAGGATCCCATGGGTATACGAAATGCAATGGTGCATCCCGAACATTTAGACGCGTTAGAGCGCGGCGAAATGAAACATGGCAGCTCAGGTGATTCCGATATCGAATTGGATAGTCAATCGGAAATTGAGGAGACTTCCGATTTGGAAGAGCAAGAGTTAGACGACACTATTGTGGATAATATGTTCGTCGAGGAGGATATTGAAGAGGACGAAATGATGAGTAGCGGCATGGTGATAAATAATGCGGATACGCTCAGTGAAACGGGCGATATGAGCAACTGTGGTGCTGGCGAGGATGTTGTTGGCATGCAACAAAATCGTGATTTTGATATAGAGGTGAGTTTGGAGacacacaaaattaaaagaaaggaGAAGTTGGTGCAAAGAGTGCTTGAGCGTGAGCAGAAG GTCGAAGATATTTACGATGCAATTGATATCGAAGACGACAAAGAAACGTTGCAACGGCATCTATCTGTGAACCAAAGCGATATAATTGAACTTAGTCCTGCCGATTTGAATGCTGCCGCGCAATCGCCGAAGCGTGCGCGCCTCAATATAAACTATTCCATTGGCCCCGCCGGTGAGTTGgaaaagcaaatacaacaacaaaaactgcaacaacagcaccaacagcagcagcagcaacaacagttgaTACTACAGAAACAGcattttaaacaaaatcaacagcaacaacaacaacaacaacacatacaacatACAATCAAACAATATAAAGTGCAGTCACAGCATATTGTTGTGCAGACGATAACGAATGGTAGCAAAACAACCAAACTACAGGCGATTAATACAGCGACAAACGCCACAATTGGCAGTGTGAGTGGTGCGCTCTCCAACCTAGGCATGACACAGATCAATGGCGTACTGTCGAATAATCGTCGTAAAATACAATTAGTCAATCGAATTgtttaa
- the LOC105220254 gene encoding serine-rich adhesin for platelets isoform X2 has protein sequence MANNSLLLQTILPVLETSRPTLDLYISDSLQDMLDVDIRSEISSVVGGNNEFASLVNDLPSSFDHAIDAISSIHNSSGISSNHNSAALSSSTSSFSSWLGNMSGPSWSSSSNDYYVDLGACVDPVSVMPYVSSSLLHKSPKVNLNANSLQNSVRSPPPPSPNVNETKSHLTFSPAQLKVSAGAMRNEQLYSHIPKQIVAISSTVTAATTAPATLATNSALQRKNSTAVDTIKKDLGVELRKLTTATPEEHRVSVAGGGANVIKGKQIGNGVTKSVSSGNSSNISSSNISSSLLSSNSMLNSTITNTIKLAPGIGGLTFANSIAYNKLKQQSAVKTTTTNGQSGATNSTIMLKRERDSSPLQSISVVNANGGSIGGGQQHVTKLVGRNVQNSSFTPKSIASVHSPLMQHNSSNSIGSPSSSSSSSHSSPSTGSSGGSFTAGLIPITVNSGSANTSSSSASTTTITTISVKPLQQRIKVAPVESEFPKPAYSYSCLIAMALKNSRSGSLPVSEIYSFMCEHFPYFRTAPSGWKNSVRHNLSLNKCFEKIEKPATNGNQRKGCLWAMNPERISKMDEEVQKWSRKDPMGIRNAMVHPEHLDALERGEMKHGSSGDSDIELDSQSEIEETSDLEEQELDDTIVDNMFVEEDIEEDEMMSSGMVINNADTLSETGDMSNCGAGEDVVGMQQNRDFDIEVSLETHKIKRKEKLVQRVLEREQKVEDIYDAIDIEDDKETLQRHLSVNQSDIIELSPADLNAAAQSPKRARLNINYSIGPAGELEKQIQQQKLQQQHQQQQQQQQLILQKQHFKQNQQQQQQQQHIQHTIKQYKVQSQHIVVQTITNGSKTTKLQAINTATNATIGSVSGALSNLGMTQINGVLSNNRRKIQLVNRIV, from the exons ATGGCAAACAATTCACTACTACTACAGACAATATTACCTGTTCTG GAGACATCGAGACCCACACTGGATCTGTACATCTCGGATTCGCTGCAGGACATGCTGGATGTCGATATACGCAGCGAGATTTCGAGTGTAGTTGGGGGAAACAATGAATTTGCTTCCCTGGTCAACGATTTGCCGTCCTCTTTTGATCACGCCATCGATGCCATTTCTTCCATACACAACAGTAGCGGTATTAGTAGTAACCACAATTCGGCTGCACTATCCTCCTCCACAAGCAGTTTTTCCTCTTGGCTGGGCAATATGTCAGGACCGTCATGGTCGTCATCATCCAACGATTACTATGTCGATTTGGGCGCCTGCGTAGATCCTGTTTCCGTAATGCCATATGTATCCTCATCATTGTTGCATAAATCGCCGAAAGTCAATTTGAATGCGAATAGTTTACAGAATTCTGTACGTTCTCCACCGCCCCCGTCACCGAACGTAAACGAAACCAAATCACATTTAACATTTTCACCTGCCCAATTGAAAGTAAGCGCCGGTGCAATGCGCAACGAGCAGCTTTACTCACACATACCAAAGCAGATAGTGGCGATTTCGTCGACAGTGACAGCGGCCACCACAGCGCCGGCCACACTGGCGACGAACTCGGCACTCCAGCGCAAGAATTCCACTGCGGTGGATACGATCAAAAAGGATTTGGGCGTCGAGTTGCGCAAGCTTACCACCGCCACGCCGGAGGAGCACAGAGTGAGTGTCGCTGGTGGTGGCGCAAACGTCATCAAGGGCAAGCAGATTGGCAATGGCGTCACAAAAAGTGTTAGTAGTGGCAACAGCAGTAACATCAGTAGCAGTAACATCAGTAGCAGTTTATTAAGCTCGAATAGCATGCTGAATAGCACGATAACGAATACTATTAAGCTGGCGCCCGGTATTGGTGGTCTCACCTTTGCCAACAGCATCGCTTACAATAAATTGAAACAGCAGTCTGCTGTGAAAACAACAACGACGAATGGACAATCAGGCGCAACGAACAGCACGATTATGCTCAAGCGAGAACGTGACTCCAGTCCGTTGCAGAGTATAAGTGTTGTGAATGCCAATGGTGGTAGCATCGGCGGTGGTCAGCAACATGTCACAAAATTGGTGGGGCGAAATGTACAAAACTCCAGTTTTACGCCAAAAAGTATCGCATCTGTACACTCACCGCTCATGCAGCACAATAGCAGCAATTCGATCGGTTCGCCATCGTCGTCGTCATCCTCATCGCACTCATCACCGTCAACGGGTTCGAGTGGTGGCAGTTTTACTGCCGGTCTCATACCAATCACTGTAAACAGTGGATCAGCCAACACATCGTCATCCTCTGCCAGCACCACAACAATTACCACCATATCCGTGAAACCGTTACAACAGCGTATCAAGGTCGCACCAGTGGAATCTGAATTTCCCAAACCCGCATATTCGTATTCTTGTCTCATAGCAATGGCTTTGAAGAATTCCCGTAGTGGTTCACTGCCCGTGTCCGAGATATATAGCTTTATGTGTGAGCATTTTCCATACTTTCGCACAGCGCCGTCTGGCTGGAAGAATAGTGTGCGTCATAACCTCTCACTGAATAAATGCTTCGAGAAGATTGAGAAACCCGCGACAAATGGTAATCAACGCAAAGGTTGTCTGTGGGCCATGAATCCGGAACGCATTTCGAAGATGGATGAAGAAGTGCAGAAATGGTCACGTAAGGATCCCATGGGTATACGAAATGCAATGGTGCATCCCGAACATTTAGACGCGTTAGAGCGCGGCGAAATGAAACATGGCAGCTCAGGTGATTCCGATATCGAATTGGATAGTCAATCGGAAATTGAGGAGACTTCCGATTTGGAAGAGCAAGAGTTAGACGACACTATTGTGGATAATATGTTCGTCGAGGAGGATATTGAAGAGGACGAAATGATGAGTAGCGGCATGGTGATAAATAATGCGGATACGCTCAGTGAAACGGGCGATATGAGCAACTGTGGTGCTGGCGAGGATGTTGTTGGCATGCAACAAAATCGTGATTTTGATATAGAGGTGAGTTTGGAGacacacaaaattaaaagaaaggaGAAGTTGGTGCAAAGAGTGCTTGAGCGTGAGCAGAAG GTCGAAGATATTTACGATGCAATTGATATCGAAGACGACAAAGAAACGTTGCAACGGCATCTATCTGTGAACCAAAGCGATATAATTGAACTTAGTCCTGCCGATTTGAATGCTGCCGCGCAATCGCCGAAGCGTGCGCGCCTCAATATAAACTATTCCATTGGCCCCGCCGGTGAGTTGgaaaagcaaatacaacaacaaaaactgcaacaacagcaccaacagcagcagcagcaacaacagttgaTACTACAGAAACAGcattttaaacaaaatcaacagcaacaacaacaacaacaacacatacaacatACAATCAAACAATATAAAGTGCAGTCACAGCATATTGTTGTGCAGACGATAACGAATGGTAGCAAAACAACCAAACTACAGGCGATTAATACAGCGACAAACGCCACAATTGGCAGTGTGAGTGGTGCGCTCTCCAACCTAGGCATGACACAGATCAATGGCGTACTGTCGAATAATCGTCGTAAAATACAATTAGTCAATCGAATTgtttaa